The Desulfovibrio psychrotolerans genomic interval TTGCGGCCATGCTTTCGTGGCAGCCGCTGGTGGATCGTCTGGTGGCGGACGGTTTTGACAGGGGCAGCCTGAACGACCTGTTCTATCGCATGGGGCACGCCTATTCTCCCCATGCCATGGGGCATAAGATGCGCGCGCTGTTCCGCCGCAAGTTTTATCCGCCCCCGCCCCTGCCGCCGGGTGAACCTGCCCCCGCCCCTGCCGTGTACGAATGGGTGCTGGAAGAAGCCACATTGCAGCGGGCGCGGGATTTCATGCAGGAGCACGATGCGCTGCTGCGCGGTGCCGAAGCCCGGTTCGGCGTGCCCAAAGAAGTGGCCGTGGGGCTGCTGCTGGTGGAAACCCGGCTGGGCACGTATCTGGGCAAGGAAATGGCACTGCGCAATCTTGCCAGCCTTGCCGCCACCGACTCCCTTGTCCTGCTGGCTCCGGAAATGGAGGGGCTGACCATGACCCCGGACCGCAGCCAGTGGCTGGAGGTGCGCATGGGGCAGAAGAGCCGGTGGGCATACGCCGAGCTTAAGGCGTTGCTCTCCCATGCTGCGGACAATGAGGTTGACCCTGTTTCCATGCCGGGTTCCGTGTACGGAGCCATAGGCATATGCCAGTTCATGCCGTCCAATATTCCGCATTACGGCGTGGATGGCGACGGCGACGGCAGGGTGGACCTGTTCAACCTGCACGATGCGGTGCACAGCCTGGCCCATTTTCTTAAGAGCCACGGCTGGAAAAAGGGCATGGACAGGGCAGGGCAGCACAGCGTGCTGAAGCGGTACAACAACAGCAATATCTACGCGAACAGCATTCTTGCCGTGGCGGACGCGCTGCGCCAGAAGGCAGCTAATCCCTGAATGCAGGCATCCCAAATGATGCAGGCATCCCTGAAGCTTGCTGCTCCTGACGGTATGGACGACAGGACGGCAGGGCGTTCCTGACGCGGCAGCACCGGAGCGTATTGCGCCTAGGCGGTGTACCAGCGACCGGAATGCGGTCGGAATACGGCCGGAATACGGCCGAAATTCTGCCAAGGGACTCTGCCAAGGGATTGGTCAAATACGG includes:
- a CDS encoding lytic murein transglycosylase, whose translation is MPVSSISAPQGHSGSDKGPQSGLQSGPRFLVAGTSTAGIVFTEPGSGADPASGDDTDGVARRLAAMLSWQPLVDRLVADGFDRGSLNDLFYRMGHAYSPHAMGHKMRALFRRKFYPPPPLPPGEPAPAPAVYEWVLEEATLQRARDFMQEHDALLRGAEARFGVPKEVAVGLLLVETRLGTYLGKEMALRNLASLAATDSLVLLAPEMEGLTMTPDRSQWLEVRMGQKSRWAYAELKALLSHAADNEVDPVSMPGSVYGAIGICQFMPSNIPHYGVDGDGDGRVDLFNLHDAVHSLAHFLKSHGWKKGMDRAGQHSVLKRYNNSNIYANSILAVADALRQKAANP